A genome region from Salvia splendens isolate huo1 chromosome 19, SspV2, whole genome shotgun sequence includes the following:
- the LOC121780335 gene encoding rust resistance kinase Lr10-like isoform X3, translating into MLCAVIGPPLFTLFGIAALSTGLFLTWCLYDDIFIQYAYGLSSAEICIASVIALSTVFLLEPYLLKYGIILPARYRFLFAGGPMEFVIDLIILLPRVILFPVAMWLLIKKFRRRHRSMYTRIESFLRSDNQLTPIRYSYSDIKKMTGGFQDKLGEGGYGSVYKGKLRSGFHVAVKLLEKSGGSGQDFMNEIATIGRIHHVNVVKLVGYCAHGSKRALMYDFMPNGSLEKYLFDRDKTISLSWDMKFEIAVGVARGIEYLHRGCDVQILHFDIKPHNILLDDDFVPKISDFGLAKFFSTDKTTVTMTVARGTIGYVAPELISRSIGAVSYKADVYSFGMLLMEMVSLKKDLIGNNDNSSQYFPYWIYDYFNLGKGIEVVNGGDDDSWRKYGRKMTIVALWCIQMCPDHRPSMNKVLEMLEGDVERLNIPEYPSQSIQTAVVDQTFSTDSVSLLEHDDSSPSVEIIVEEFHSCHSSELPKYCSNMY; encoded by the exons ATGCTATGTGCAGTAATAGGCCCTCCTTTATTCACTCTCTTTGGAATCGCAGCTCTATCAACGGGCTTATTTCTAACTTGGTGTCTATACGACGACATATTCATACAATACG CCTATGGTTTGTCATCCGCTGAAATATGCATTGCTTCGGTAATAG CTTTATCAACGGTCTTCTTACTTGAACCTTACCTTTTGAAATACGGCATAATCTTACCAGCAC GCTACCGTTTCCTATTTGCTGGAGGACCCATGGAATTCGTAATCG ATTTGATCATCTTGCTACCAAGAGTTATCCTTTTTCCTGTTGCTATGTGGCTTTTGATCAAGAAATTTCGGAGAAGGCATAGGTCCATGTATACAAGAATAGAAAGTTTCTTACGAAGTGACAACCAACTCACACCAATTAGATATTCATATTCAGACATTAAGAAGATGACAGGAGGCTTTCAAGACAAACTAGGTGAAGGTGGCTACGGTTCTGTCTATAAAGGGAAGCTCCGAAGTGGCTTTCATGTGGCAGTCAAATTACTTGAGAAATCTGGAGGAAGTGGACAAGACTTCATGAATGAAATTGCAACTATTGGAAGGATCCATCATGTCAATGTGGTAAAACTTGTTGGATATTGTGCACACGGCTCCAAACGTGCACTTATGTATGATTTCATGCCCAACGGTTCCCTTGAAAAATATCTTTTCGATAGAGACAAAACGATCTCATTGAGTTGGGATATGAAGTTTGAGATTGCAGTTGGTGTTGCTCGTGGGATTGAGTATCTACACCGAGGGTGTGATGTTCAGATCTTGCATTTTGACATTAAGCCTCATAACATACTTCTTGATGATGACTTCGTcccaaaaatatcagattttggGCTAGCAAAGTTTTTCTCAACGGATAAAACCACTGTGACTATGACTGTTGCTAGAGGAACCATAGGATACGTTGCCCCTGAACTGATTAGCAGAAGTATTGGAGCAGTCTCTTACAAGGCAGATGTGTATAGTTTCGGTATGTTGTTAATGGAAATGGTAAGTTTGAAGAAAGACTTGATAGGGAACAATGACAATTCGAGTCAGTATTTTCCGTATTGGATATATGACTACTTCAACCTAGGGAAGGGCATTGAAGTCGTGAATGGTGGTGATGATGATAGTTGGAGGAAATATGGTCGGAAGATGACAATAGTTGCATTATGGTGCATACAAATGTGTCCTGACCATCGTCCCTCAATGAACAAAGTGTTGGAAATGTTGGAGGGTGATGTTGAACGTCTAAATATTCCCGAGTATCCTTCTCAATCTATTCAAACCGCGGTAGTAGATCAAACATTTTCCACTGATTCAGTATCGTTGCTGGAACATGATGATTCTTCACCCAGTGTTGAAATTATTGTTGAAGAGTTCCATAGTTGCCATAGTTCTGAATTGCCTAAATATTGTAGTAACATGTACTAG
- the LOC121780335 gene encoding rust resistance kinase Lr10-like isoform X2 → MLCAVIGPPLFTLFGIAALSTGLFLTWCLYDDIFIQYGLLCAVISPHIFILFGIAALSTVFLLEPYLLKYGIILPARYRFLFAGGPMEFVIDLIILLPRVILFPVAMWLLIKKFRRRHRSMYTRIESFLRSDNQLTPIRYSYSDIKKMTGGFQDKLGEGGYGSVYKGKLRSGFHVAVKLLEKSGGSGQDFMNEIATIGRIHHVNVVKLVGYCAHGSKRALMYDFMPNGSLEKYLFDRDKTISLSWDMKFEIAVGVARGIEYLHRGCDVQILHFDIKPHNILLDDDFVPKISDFGLAKFFSTDKTTVTMTVARGTIGYVAPELISRSIGAVSYKADVYSFGMLLMEMVSLKKDLIGNNDNSSQYFPYWIYDYFNLGKGIEVVNGGDDDSWRKYGRKMTIVALWCIQMCPDHRPSMNKVLEMLEGDVERLNIPEYPSQSIQTAVVDQTFSTDSVSLLEHDDSSPSVEIIVEEFHSCHSSELPKYCSNMY, encoded by the exons ATGCTATGTGCAGTAATAGGCCCTCCTTTATTCACTCTCTTTGGAATCGCAGCTCTATCAACGGGCTTATTTCTAACTTGGTGTCTATACGACGACATATTCATACAATACG GTTTGCTATGTGCAGTAATAAGCCCTCATATATTCATCCTGTTTGGAATCGCAGCTTTATCAACGGTCTTCTTACTTGAACCTTACCTTTTGAAATACGGCATAATCTTACCAGCAC GCTACCGTTTCCTATTTGCTGGAGGACCCATGGAATTCGTAATCG ATTTGATCATCTTGCTACCAAGAGTTATCCTTTTTCCTGTTGCTATGTGGCTTTTGATCAAGAAATTTCGGAGAAGGCATAGGTCCATGTATACAAGAATAGAAAGTTTCTTACGAAGTGACAACCAACTCACACCAATTAGATATTCATATTCAGACATTAAGAAGATGACAGGAGGCTTTCAAGACAAACTAGGTGAAGGTGGCTACGGTTCTGTCTATAAAGGGAAGCTCCGAAGTGGCTTTCATGTGGCAGTCAAATTACTTGAGAAATCTGGAGGAAGTGGACAAGACTTCATGAATGAAATTGCAACTATTGGAAGGATCCATCATGTCAATGTGGTAAAACTTGTTGGATATTGTGCACACGGCTCCAAACGTGCACTTATGTATGATTTCATGCCCAACGGTTCCCTTGAAAAATATCTTTTCGATAGAGACAAAACGATCTCATTGAGTTGGGATATGAAGTTTGAGATTGCAGTTGGTGTTGCTCGTGGGATTGAGTATCTACACCGAGGGTGTGATGTTCAGATCTTGCATTTTGACATTAAGCCTCATAACATACTTCTTGATGATGACTTCGTcccaaaaatatcagattttggGCTAGCAAAGTTTTTCTCAACGGATAAAACCACTGTGACTATGACTGTTGCTAGAGGAACCATAGGATACGTTGCCCCTGAACTGATTAGCAGAAGTATTGGAGCAGTCTCTTACAAGGCAGATGTGTATAGTTTCGGTATGTTGTTAATGGAAATGGTAAGTTTGAAGAAAGACTTGATAGGGAACAATGACAATTCGAGTCAGTATTTTCCGTATTGGATATATGACTACTTCAACCTAGGGAAGGGCATTGAAGTCGTGAATGGTGGTGATGATGATAGTTGGAGGAAATATGGTCGGAAGATGACAATAGTTGCATTATGGTGCATACAAATGTGTCCTGACCATCGTCCCTCAATGAACAAAGTGTTGGAAATGTTGGAGGGTGATGTTGAACGTCTAAATATTCCCGAGTATCCTTCTCAATCTATTCAAACCGCGGTAGTAGATCAAACATTTTCCACTGATTCAGTATCGTTGCTGGAACATGATGATTCTTCACCCAGTGTTGAAATTATTGTTGAAGAGTTCCATAGTTGCCATAGTTCTGAATTGCCTAAATATTGTAGTAACATGTACTAG
- the LOC121780335 gene encoding rust resistance kinase Lr10-like isoform X1: MLCAVIGPPLFTLFGIAALSTGLFLTWCLYDDIFIQYAYGLSSAEICIASVIGLLCAVISPHIFILFGIAALSTVFLLEPYLLKYGIILPARYRFLFAGGPMEFVIDLIILLPRVILFPVAMWLLIKKFRRRHRSMYTRIESFLRSDNQLTPIRYSYSDIKKMTGGFQDKLGEGGYGSVYKGKLRSGFHVAVKLLEKSGGSGQDFMNEIATIGRIHHVNVVKLVGYCAHGSKRALMYDFMPNGSLEKYLFDRDKTISLSWDMKFEIAVGVARGIEYLHRGCDVQILHFDIKPHNILLDDDFVPKISDFGLAKFFSTDKTTVTMTVARGTIGYVAPELISRSIGAVSYKADVYSFGMLLMEMVSLKKDLIGNNDNSSQYFPYWIYDYFNLGKGIEVVNGGDDDSWRKYGRKMTIVALWCIQMCPDHRPSMNKVLEMLEGDVERLNIPEYPSQSIQTAVVDQTFSTDSVSLLEHDDSSPSVEIIVEEFHSCHSSELPKYCSNMY, from the exons ATGCTATGTGCAGTAATAGGCCCTCCTTTATTCACTCTCTTTGGAATCGCAGCTCTATCAACGGGCTTATTTCTAACTTGGTGTCTATACGACGACATATTCATACAATACG CCTATGGTTTGTCATCCGCTGAAATATGCATTGCTTCGGTAATAG GTTTGCTATGTGCAGTAATAAGCCCTCATATATTCATCCTGTTTGGAATCGCAGCTTTATCAACGGTCTTCTTACTTGAACCTTACCTTTTGAAATACGGCATAATCTTACCAGCAC GCTACCGTTTCCTATTTGCTGGAGGACCCATGGAATTCGTAATCG ATTTGATCATCTTGCTACCAAGAGTTATCCTTTTTCCTGTTGCTATGTGGCTTTTGATCAAGAAATTTCGGAGAAGGCATAGGTCCATGTATACAAGAATAGAAAGTTTCTTACGAAGTGACAACCAACTCACACCAATTAGATATTCATATTCAGACATTAAGAAGATGACAGGAGGCTTTCAAGACAAACTAGGTGAAGGTGGCTACGGTTCTGTCTATAAAGGGAAGCTCCGAAGTGGCTTTCATGTGGCAGTCAAATTACTTGAGAAATCTGGAGGAAGTGGACAAGACTTCATGAATGAAATTGCAACTATTGGAAGGATCCATCATGTCAATGTGGTAAAACTTGTTGGATATTGTGCACACGGCTCCAAACGTGCACTTATGTATGATTTCATGCCCAACGGTTCCCTTGAAAAATATCTTTTCGATAGAGACAAAACGATCTCATTGAGTTGGGATATGAAGTTTGAGATTGCAGTTGGTGTTGCTCGTGGGATTGAGTATCTACACCGAGGGTGTGATGTTCAGATCTTGCATTTTGACATTAAGCCTCATAACATACTTCTTGATGATGACTTCGTcccaaaaatatcagattttggGCTAGCAAAGTTTTTCTCAACGGATAAAACCACTGTGACTATGACTGTTGCTAGAGGAACCATAGGATACGTTGCCCCTGAACTGATTAGCAGAAGTATTGGAGCAGTCTCTTACAAGGCAGATGTGTATAGTTTCGGTATGTTGTTAATGGAAATGGTAAGTTTGAAGAAAGACTTGATAGGGAACAATGACAATTCGAGTCAGTATTTTCCGTATTGGATATATGACTACTTCAACCTAGGGAAGGGCATTGAAGTCGTGAATGGTGGTGATGATGATAGTTGGAGGAAATATGGTCGGAAGATGACAATAGTTGCATTATGGTGCATACAAATGTGTCCTGACCATCGTCCCTCAATGAACAAAGTGTTGGAAATGTTGGAGGGTGATGTTGAACGTCTAAATATTCCCGAGTATCCTTCTCAATCTATTCAAACCGCGGTAGTAGATCAAACATTTTCCACTGATTCAGTATCGTTGCTGGAACATGATGATTCTTCACCCAGTGTTGAAATTATTGTTGAAGAGTTCCATAGTTGCCATAGTTCTGAATTGCCTAAATATTGTAGTAACATGTACTAG
- the LOC121780335 gene encoding rust resistance kinase Lr10-like isoform X4 has product MLCAVIGPPLFTLFGIAALSTGLFLTWCLYDDIFIQYALSTVFLLEPYLLKYGIILPARYRFLFAGGPMEFVIDLIILLPRVILFPVAMWLLIKKFRRRHRSMYTRIESFLRSDNQLTPIRYSYSDIKKMTGGFQDKLGEGGYGSVYKGKLRSGFHVAVKLLEKSGGSGQDFMNEIATIGRIHHVNVVKLVGYCAHGSKRALMYDFMPNGSLEKYLFDRDKTISLSWDMKFEIAVGVARGIEYLHRGCDVQILHFDIKPHNILLDDDFVPKISDFGLAKFFSTDKTTVTMTVARGTIGYVAPELISRSIGAVSYKADVYSFGMLLMEMVSLKKDLIGNNDNSSQYFPYWIYDYFNLGKGIEVVNGGDDDSWRKYGRKMTIVALWCIQMCPDHRPSMNKVLEMLEGDVERLNIPEYPSQSIQTAVVDQTFSTDSVSLLEHDDSSPSVEIIVEEFHSCHSSELPKYCSNMY; this is encoded by the exons ATGCTATGTGCAGTAATAGGCCCTCCTTTATTCACTCTCTTTGGAATCGCAGCTCTATCAACGGGCTTATTTCTAACTTGGTGTCTATACGACGACATATTCATACAATACG CTTTATCAACGGTCTTCTTACTTGAACCTTACCTTTTGAAATACGGCATAATCTTACCAGCAC GCTACCGTTTCCTATTTGCTGGAGGACCCATGGAATTCGTAATCG ATTTGATCATCTTGCTACCAAGAGTTATCCTTTTTCCTGTTGCTATGTGGCTTTTGATCAAGAAATTTCGGAGAAGGCATAGGTCCATGTATACAAGAATAGAAAGTTTCTTACGAAGTGACAACCAACTCACACCAATTAGATATTCATATTCAGACATTAAGAAGATGACAGGAGGCTTTCAAGACAAACTAGGTGAAGGTGGCTACGGTTCTGTCTATAAAGGGAAGCTCCGAAGTGGCTTTCATGTGGCAGTCAAATTACTTGAGAAATCTGGAGGAAGTGGACAAGACTTCATGAATGAAATTGCAACTATTGGAAGGATCCATCATGTCAATGTGGTAAAACTTGTTGGATATTGTGCACACGGCTCCAAACGTGCACTTATGTATGATTTCATGCCCAACGGTTCCCTTGAAAAATATCTTTTCGATAGAGACAAAACGATCTCATTGAGTTGGGATATGAAGTTTGAGATTGCAGTTGGTGTTGCTCGTGGGATTGAGTATCTACACCGAGGGTGTGATGTTCAGATCTTGCATTTTGACATTAAGCCTCATAACATACTTCTTGATGATGACTTCGTcccaaaaatatcagattttggGCTAGCAAAGTTTTTCTCAACGGATAAAACCACTGTGACTATGACTGTTGCTAGAGGAACCATAGGATACGTTGCCCCTGAACTGATTAGCAGAAGTATTGGAGCAGTCTCTTACAAGGCAGATGTGTATAGTTTCGGTATGTTGTTAATGGAAATGGTAAGTTTGAAGAAAGACTTGATAGGGAACAATGACAATTCGAGTCAGTATTTTCCGTATTGGATATATGACTACTTCAACCTAGGGAAGGGCATTGAAGTCGTGAATGGTGGTGATGATGATAGTTGGAGGAAATATGGTCGGAAGATGACAATAGTTGCATTATGGTGCATACAAATGTGTCCTGACCATCGTCCCTCAATGAACAAAGTGTTGGAAATGTTGGAGGGTGATGTTGAACGTCTAAATATTCCCGAGTATCCTTCTCAATCTATTCAAACCGCGGTAGTAGATCAAACATTTTCCACTGATTCAGTATCGTTGCTGGAACATGATGATTCTTCACCCAGTGTTGAAATTATTGTTGAAGAGTTCCATAGTTGCCATAGTTCTGAATTGCCTAAATATTGTAGTAACATGTACTAG